One window of the Anolis sagrei isolate rAnoSag1 chromosome 5, rAnoSag1.mat, whole genome shotgun sequence genome contains the following:
- the TMEM121B gene encoding transmembrane protein 121B, which produces MGRGKGGDPGRVSALSLYPSLLPSLPLLHRFREAAARRPAVATAAGEATMHRVLPSQRPPVSSSSSSSSGSFQAPPPPPPPATDLQPLFLGGGGKREGCLILGLSSSSSGGSRRGRRGSVSSSTGTRRSSPRSSSEEEEEEEEEEEEAKPLVPLQEPLPPLAAPSPGSNIPSSSSSSSSSSSSMTAGEPPSGPGGGNDSRSGNRGSRWGFQALSLVLLLGQGALLDLYLIAVTDLYWCSWIATDLVLAVGWGIFFCRNSRARRRGGAGAGGTGGTGGGTGGGQFPPPPALHPLLGPPPHGGGRGVGASSSSGGKAAPPARGKAGGDFAYAHLAWLIYAIAFTPKAALILGTSILELVELRLPLGATGFRLTLALSAPLLYCLLRAIGAGEAEEAEQEEEEEEEEGEGAATSSSSSFFSGGQLLLPPHPPPQHRAAAAFLGTCLDLLDSFSLLEQLLLFPPAPPSASSASPSSSSSSPPRSGPALPPPLRYLLLGVYFACLASPVLWLYELGAPRRPGPARLALHWLLPAGLLDAPLLALRALLLLRHQQPLSVFMLKNLFFLGCRGLEGLESACLLLRRHRLRRRRGKGTPGGTPHAAPAGGQLSRGLSENDVGPHGYVNTLAVSAQS; this is translated from the coding sequence atggggaggggaaaagggggcGATCCAGGCCGGGTCTCCGCTCTCTCCCtgtatccctccctccttccctccctccctcttctccatcGCTTTCGGGAGGCGGCTGCTCGGCGTCCGGCGGTGGCGACGGCGGCGGGGGAGGCGACCATGCACCGCGTGCTCCCCAGCCAGCGCCCCCcggtctcctcttcctcctcctcctcctcgggctcCTTCCaggctcctccgcctcctccgcccCCCGCCACCGACCTGCAGCCCCTCTTCTTGGGCGGAGGAGGAAAGCGAGAAGGCTGCCTCATCCTCGgcctcagctccagctccagcggCGGCTCTCGGAGGGGGCGGCGGGGCTCGGTGTCCAGCTCCACGGGGACAAGGAGGAGCAGCCCACGCAGCAGcagcgaggaagaggaggaggaggaggaagaagaggaggaggccaaGCCTTTGGTGCCGCTGCAGGAGCCGCTCCCGCCCCTCGCCGCCCCCTCGCCGGGCTCCAacatcccttcttcttcttcctcctcctcctcctcctcttcctccatgacAGCCGGGGAGCCCCCCTCGGGGCCCGGAGGGGGCAACGACAGCAGGAGTGGCAACCGAGGCTCCCGGTGGGGCTTCCAGGCGCTGTCCTTGGTGCTGCTGCTAGGCCAAGGCGCCTTGCTGGACCTCTACCTGATTGCAGTCACGGATTTGTATTGGTGCAGCTGGATCGCTACGGATTTGGTGCTGGCTGTCGGGTGGGGCATCTTCTTCTGCCGGAATAGCCGAGCCCGTCGCcgaggaggagctggagctggaggaACTGGAGGAACTGGAGGAGGAACTGGAGGAGGACAATTCCCACCGCCTCCCGCTTTGCATCCTTTGCTGGGCCCCCCTCCTCACGGTGGTGGGCGCGGGGTTGGGGCTTCCTCGTCCTCAGGTGGCAAGGCGGCCCCTCCAGCTCGGGGCAAGGCGGGCGGGGACTTCGCCTACGCACACCTGGCTTGGCTGATCTACGCCATCGCCTTCACCCCCAAAGCGGCGCTGATCCTGGGCACCTCCATCCTGGAGTTGGTGGAGCTGCGCCTCCCGCTCGGCGCCACGGGATTCCGCCTCACCTTGGCCCTCTCCGCCCCGCTGCTCTACTGCCTCCTCCGGGCCATCGGGGCCGGGGAAGCGGAGGAGgccgagcaggaggaggaggaggaggaggaggagggagagggcgctgcaacctcctcctcctcctctttcttctccggGGGTCAGCTCCTGCTCCCGCCCCACCCGCCGCCCCAGCACCGCGCCGCCGCCGCCTTCCTGGGCACCTGCCTGGACCTGCTGGACAGCTTCTCCCTCCTGGAGCAGCTCCTGCTCTTCCCGCCGGCGCCGCCCTCCGCCTCCTCGGCCTCCCcgtcgtcgtcctcctcctctccgcccCGGTCCGGCCCCGCGCTGCCCCCTCCGCTGCGCTACCTGCTCCTGGGCGTGTACTTCGCCTGCCTGGCCTCGCCCGTGCTGTGGCTCTACGAGCTGGGCGCCCCCCGCCGGCCCGGCCCGGCCCGCCTGGCGCTGCACTGGCTCCTGCCCGCCGGCCTCCTCGACGCGCCGCTCCTCGCCCTccgcgccctcctcctcctccggcaccAGCAGCCCCTCTCCGTCTTCATGCTCAAGAACCTCTTCTTCCTCGGATGCCGGGGCCTCGAGGGCCTCGAGAGCGCATGCCTCCTCCTCCGACGGCACCGCCTACGCCGACGCCGCGGAAAGGGCACCCCCGGGGGGACACCCCACGCCGCCCCCGCCGGAGGGCAGCTCAGCCGCGGACTCTCCGAGAACGACGTGGGTCCCCACGGATACGTCAACACCCTGGCCGTCAGCGCCCAGAGCTGA
- the IL17RA gene encoding interleukin-17 receptor A, protein MAGLAALLPAVLLLGLGAPLVPGLRLLHEAQHFNCSQPGLLCLVRNSTCMDQSWLRSWKWTPSAPSFINVHAGTYFDAERKLIPVLKTEWKVATDASIQYLRGVELTVLQVSSNQQVCVQFDFQNDLFSQVSPNTGCPWNFSFNQFEVQPGQVYQVTVQHLPKLSTPGDHNWKSMPFTVPDCTDALMKTTVPCVEKGSLWEPNIFVESQDIDSLLVIFTSAVESTSYVIHVTSFQDEKKCKEATKQISEEGLQQRLNVTVVLERNLRSCCEYQVQIQPFFAACVTDCRRHLVSVPCPTLPPENELEDPDYLSVGLPLALTAICILLVGSAVASTICLARRRKGTNSGASKSDEANHELLSTPPTPPPLKPRKVWILYSADHKLYVDVVMKFAQFMITVCGTEVILDLLNERQISEMGPIRWLTRQKQEMEALSSKIIILCSRGTRAKWQAMLGRDEMSVSLRQDNLLPIGDMFTPALNLILPDFKQPSCFGMYLVCYFEGISNERDIPDPFNVTSKYQLMDKFEEVYFLIQDLEKFEPGRVHQILEISPDKYTENPSGRQLKEALQTFQKWQAEHPDWFKKENTFSASEDDLQSLNGELSEELTPLQGGIVKQKLIPQEPIHNSCLVNLLVTEDDLGAHRQLPKILSEDDVAFQTLVLPVDDTSQVQMLMPYDLAEEGEIFSHHLLTNEDSLEEMPVTDANLLRRNSVILQDDVSSSPQHLPADVRQQLSGLMYSLYQQSITPCEPSLCQNDTDEQHGLVFDSSKDQRQSVQSDQGYISRCSPLPSDSPVEEEEDEEGGQEKEGHGYNGSLSQDVLDSLKSLQQQLLFQDIQHSFS, encoded by the exons GGTCTACTCTGCCTTGTGAGAAATA GTACTTGCATGGATCAGAGCTGGCTCCGCTCTTGGAAATGGACTCCCTCAGCCCCAAGTTTCATTAATGTCCATGCTGGTACTTACTTTGATGCAGAGAGGAAACTGATCCCTGTcctgaaaacagaatggaaagTAGCTACTGATG CAAGCATTCAGTATCTCAGAGGGGTAGAATTGACTGTACTACAGGTGAGCAGTAACCAGCAGGTCTGTGTGCAGTTCGACTTCCAGAATGATCTGTTCTCTCAAGTTTCTCCAAATACTGGATGCCCG TGGAATTTCTCTTTCAATCAATTTGAGGTACAACCAGGTCAGGTATACCAAGTAACTGTGCAGCACCTGCCCAAACTAAGTACCCCAGGAGACCATAACTGGAAATCCATGCCATTCACAGTACCAG ACTGTACAGATGCCCTCATGAAAACAACAGTGCCATGTGTGGAAAAAG gcaGTCTGTGGGAACCCAACATTTTTGTGGAAAGCCAGGATATTGATAGTCTGTTGGTGATCTTTACCTCAGCTGTGGAGTCGACCAGTTATGTCATCCATGTGACCAGTTTTCAAgatgaaaagaaatgcaaagaggcCACAAAACAAATCTCAGAG GAGGGACTGCAGCAGCGATTGAATGTCACAGTTGTGCTAGAGAGAAACTTAAGGAGTTGCTGTGAATACCAAGTGCAG aTACAGCCATTCTTTGCAGCCTGTGTCACAGATTGTAGGAGACATTTGGTTTCCGTCCCATGTCCCACGCTTCCCCCAGAAAACGAACTAGAGGACCCAG ATTATCTTTCAGTGGGGCTGCCCTTAGCCCTCACAGCGATCTGTATTTTATTAGTTGGGTCAGCTGTTGCTTCAACTATTTGCCTTGCTCGAAGGCGTAAAG GAACAAACTCTGGAGCAAGCAAGAGCGATGAAGCAAACCATG AGCTGCTGTCCACACCACCAACTCCTCCGCCACTGAAGCCCCGTAAGGTTTGGATTTTGTATTCTGCTGATCATAAGCTCTATGTTGATGTTGTGATGAAGTTTGCTCAATTCATGATCACCGTCTGTGGTACTGAAGTAATTCTAGACCTGTTGAATGAACGTCAGATATCTGAGATGGGACCCATTCGCTGGCTTACTCGTCAAAAACAGGAAATGGAAGCGCTCTCTTCCAAGATAATCATCTTGTGTTCCCGGGGCACTCGAGCCAAGTGGCAGGCCATGCTTGGTCGTGATGAGATGTCCGTGTCTCTCAGGCAAGATAACCTGCTTCCGATAGGAGATATGTTCACTCCAGCATTGAATCTGATCCTGCCAGACTTTAAGCAGCCATCTTGCTTTGGCATGTATCTTGTTTGTTACTTCGAGGGCATAAGTAATGAGAGAGATATTCCAGACCCATTCAACGTCACTTCCAAGTACCAACTGATGGACAAGTTCGAGGAAGTTTACTTCCTGATTCAGGATCTAGAAAAGTTTGAGCCAGGGCGGGTCCATCAGATTCTGGAGATCTCACCTGACAAGTACACTGAGAACCCCAGTGGTAGACAACTGAAGGAGGCACTACAGacattccaaaaatggcaggctgaACACCCTGAttggtttaaaaaagaaaacaccttCTCTGCATCTGAGGATGATTTGCAGTCCCTGAATGGGGAGCTCTCTGAAGAATTAACACCCCTACAGGGAGGAATTGTGAAACAGAAGCTGATTCCACAGGAGCCTATTCACAATAGCTGTTTGGTCAACCTCTTGGTCACTGAAGATGACCTGGGAGCTCATAGACAGCTGCCCAAGATTCTTTCAGAGGATGATGTAGCATTCCAGACCCTGGTGCTTCCTGTGGATGATACTTCTCAGGTTCAGATGTTAATGCCATATGATCTTGCAGAAGAGGGAGAGATATTTAGCCATCATCTGTTGACCAATGAAGACAGTCTGGAAGAAATGCCTGTAACAGATGCTAACCTCTTAAGGAGGAACAGCGTTATTCTTCAGGATGATGTATCCTCAAGTCCCCAGCACTTACCAGCTGATGTGAGGCAGCAACTGAGTGGATTAATGTACTCTCTCTATCAGCAAAGCATTACCCCTTGCGAGCCGTCTCTCTGCCAAAATGATACCGATGAGCAACATGGTCTGGTTTTTGACTCTAGCAAAGATCAAAGACAATCAGTGCAATCAGACCAGGGTTACATCTCCAGGTGTTCACCTTTGCCTTCTGATAGCCctgtggaagaggaagaggatgaggaaggtgGCCAAGAGAAGGAAGGGCATGGATATAATGGGTCCCTCTCCCAAGATGTATTGGACAGTTTAAAAAGTCTTCAGCAACAACTGCTTTTCCAAGATATTCAGCACAGTTTCAGCTAG